CCTCGATCCACGGCAGGACGATCGCAACCAGGTTTTCGAAAGCGACCGGAATAAGTTGGAAGTTATGGACCTGACGGGCGAAGCTCTCGGCATCGCCGATCTTGGCTAGTCCGGCGACGATAAAGACCACCGCGATCCCAACACGGCAGCCCGTGACCACCCACGGGTGTCTCAGTAAACCCATCATGGGGCCCCCTCCACAAGCGGATAGCCAAGGGCGATCCATTCCGGGAGGCCTCCTTCATAGAACGCGACGGGCTCCAGCCCGGCGTAGTAGAAGTCCAGCGCGAGGTTTCGTGAGATTTCACATTCGGGCCCGCCACAGTAAATGATGATGGGCTGGCCTCCGGTCTCGATCGCTTCGATCCGTTCGGGGTCGGTCACAACTTCCTCGTAGGGCATATTGACCGCCCCCGGGATGTGGGACTCGGCGTACTCGTCGGGATCCCTGGCGTCGACGATCAGGGCTCCGGAACCGTGGTCGACGTAAGCCTTGAGGACGTTGACGGTGACAGGAACGGGACGACCGGGATTGACGATCTGAGGCAGAGAACCGGCACCGACGAGCCCGGCAAGAGGGTCGGAACTGATCGTCGGGTCGGGTGGTTTGACGTCGATTGCCGGAACGTCATCGAATACCGCGAGCCGATCCTCACCGATCCACGGGATCCCCCAGACCGGC
This portion of the Acidobacteriota bacterium genome encodes:
- a CDS encoding rhodanese-like domain-containing protein, whose amino-acid sequence is MTENRSRGTMPTGGMLMLVAIGAVLGLVYNAVGLKSQPVWGIPWIGEDRLAVFDDVPAIDVKPPDPTISSDPLAGLVGAGSLPQIVNPGRPVPVTVNVLKAYVDHGSGALIVDARDPDEYAESHIPGAVNMPYEEVVTDPERIEAIETGGQPIIIYCGGPECEISRNLALDFYYAGLEPVAFYEGGLPEWIALGYPLVEGAP